One part of the Haliotis asinina isolate JCU_RB_2024 chromosome 2, JCU_Hal_asi_v2, whole genome shotgun sequence genome encodes these proteins:
- the LOC137274649 gene encoding uncharacterized protein: MRILILLWSSSTVYTAATRMKVVIATLSVLVCSTFGQLPLRGHSLVGGPLGLGFNKGGVIGNIGVGGKGYDYGYNPKGYNNYGYGKGVAGPFVAGHGAGLVGHGPFVGHAGTLTGHGPFAVGHGPFAVGNGAFVAGKGHGYGHNSYNGLGNGIGLVGNGLLGHSGHGIAGPLAVGNGVVGHGYGYGYNPYNNNYGYGKNVAHGVGLVGNGVHGITGHGVDGHGLVGPFVTGHGVAGLGVSHFGNGVGLGKVGFGGVATGHYY; encoded by the exons ATGAGAATCCTCATCCTGCTCTGGTCATCATCAACGGTCTACACAGCTGCTACAAGAATGAAG GTCGTCATCGCCACTTTGTCCGTGCTGGTCTGTTCCACCTTTGGTCAACTACCTCTCCGTGGTCATTCTCTCGTGGGTGGCCCTCTAGGTCTTGGTTTCAACAAAGGAGGCGTTATTGGCAACATCGGTGTTGGTGGAAAGGGATATGACTACGGCTACAACCCCAAAGGCTACAACAACTACGGCTACGGTAAAGGTGTTGCTGGTCCCTTCGTCGCCGGACACGGAGCTGGTCTTGTTGGACATGGTCCTTTCGTCGGTCATGCTGGTACACTGACAGGACATGGACCGTTTGCTGTAGGACATGGACCCTTTGCTGTAGGAAACGGAGCCTTTGTTGCTGGAAAGGGACACGGCTATGGCCACAACTCCTACAACGGACTTGGCAATGGAATTGGTCTTGTAGGAAATGGCCTTCTTGGACATTCTGGACACGGCATCGCTGGACCCCTTGCAGTTGGAAACGGTGTTGTTGGTCACGGGTATGGCTACGGCTACAACccctacaacaacaactacggCTACGGCAAGAACGTCGCACACGGAGTTGGTCTTGTTGGAAATGGAGTCCATGGAATCACCGGACATGGCGTCGATGGACATGGTCTCGTCGGACCTTTCGTTACCGGACACGGTGTAGCTGGTCTTGGTGTCAGCCATTTTGGAAATGGAGTTGGCCTTGGAAAGGTCGGATTCGGCGGAGTTGCCACTGGCCATTACTACTAA
- the LOC137271993 gene encoding uncharacterized protein translates to MKVVIATLSVLVCSTFGQLPLRGHSLVGGPLGLGFNKGGVIGNIGVGGKGYGYDYGYNPKGYNNYGYGKGVAGPFVAGHGAGLVGHGPFVGHAGTLAGHGPFAVGHGVVGNGLLGHTGHGLPGPLAVGNGVVGHGYGYGYNPYNNNYGYGKNVGHGVGVAGPFIAGHGTGLVGHGPFVGHAGTFGGHGPFAVGSGAFVAGKGHGYGYNSYNGIGNGVGLVGNGLLGHTGHGLAGPLAVGNDVVGHGYGYGYNPYNNNYGYGKNVAHGVGLVGNGVHGITGHGVDGHGLVGPFVSRHGVTGLGVSHLGNKVGFGKVGFGGAAIDHYY, encoded by the exons ATGAAG GTCGTCATCGCCACTTTGTCCGTGCTGGTCTGTTCCACCTTTGGTCAACTACCTCTCCGTGGTCATTCTCTCGTGGGTGGCCCTCTAGGTCTTGGTTTCAACAAAGGAGGCGTTATTGGCAACATCGGTGTTGGTGGAAAGGgatat GGATATGACTACGGCTACAACCCCAAAGGCTACAACAACTACGGCTACGGTAAAGGTGTTGCTGGTCCCTTCGTCGCCGGACACGGAGCTGGTCTTGTTGGACATGGTCCTTTCGTCGGTCATGCTGGCACACTGGCAGGGCATGGACCGTTTGCTGTAGGACATGG TGTTGTAGGAAATGGCCTTCTTGGACATACTGGACACGGCCTCCCTGGACCCCTTGCAGTTGGAAACGGTGTTGTTGGTCACGGGTATGGCTATGGCTACAATccctacaacaacaactacggCTACGGCAAGAACGTCGGACATGGAGTTG GTGTTGCTGGTCCCTTCATCGCCGGACACGGAACTGGTCTTGTTGGACATGGGCCTTTCGTCGGACATGCTGGTACATTTGGAGGACATGGACCCTTTGCTGTAGGAAGCGGAGCCTTTGTTGCCGGAAAGGGACACGGCTATGGGTACAACTCCTACAACGGAATTGGCAATGGAGTGGGTCTTGTAGGAAATGGCCTTCTTGGACATACTGGACACGGTCTTGCTGGACCTCTTGCAGTTGGAAACGATGTTGTTGGTCACGGGTATGGCTACGGCTACAATccctacaacaacaactacggCTACGGCAAGAACGTCGCACATGGAGTTGGTCTTGTTGGAAATGGAGTCCATGGAATCACCGGACATGGCGTCGATGGACATGGTCTCGTCGGACCTTTCGTTTCCAGACACGGTGTTACTGGTCTTGGTGTCAGCCATTTGGGAAATAAAGTTGGCTTTGGAAAGGTCGGATTCGGCGGAGCTGCCATTGACCATTACTACTAA
- the LOC137271994 gene encoding acanthoscurrin-2-like: protein MKVVIAALSVLVCSAFAQVPISGKSLVVIGNVGVGGKGYGYGYNPKGYNNNYGYGKGVAGAFVAGHGAGLVGHGPFVGHAGTFGGHGPFAVGNSPFVAGKGYGYGYNSYSGLGNGVDLVGNGLLGHSGHGIAGPLAVGNAVAGHGYGYGYYPYSSNYGYGKNVGHGVGVVGNGVHGHGLGHGVAGFGVGQFGNGVGIGKVGFGGVATGHYY, encoded by the exons ATGAAG GTCGTAATCGCTGCGTTGTCTGTGCTGGTGTGTTCCGCCTTTGCTCAGGTACCGATCAGCGGTAAATCTCTCGTGG TTATTGGCAACGTTGGTGTTGGTGGTAAGGGGTATGGCTATGGCTACAACCCCAAaggctacaacaacaactacggCTACGGTAAAGGTGTTGCTGGTGCCTTCGTCGCCGGACACGGAGCTGGTCTTGTTGGACATGGTCCTTTCGTCGGACATGCTGGTACATTTGGAGGACATGGACCGTTTGCAGTAGGAAACTCACCTTTTGTTGCTGGAAAGGGATACGGCTATGGCTACAATTCCTACAGCGGACTTGGCAATGGAGTTGATCTTGTAGGTAATGGACTTCTTGGACACTCCGGGCACGGCATCGCTGGACCCCTTGCAGTTGGAAATGCTGTTGCTGGTCACGGGTATGGCTACGGTTACTACCCCTACAGCAGTAACTACGGCTACGGTAAGAACGTCGGACATGGAGTCGGTGTTGTTGGAAATGGAGTCCATGGACACGGACTCGGACATGGTGTTGCTGGGTTTGGTGTCGGCCAGTTCGGAAATGGAGTTGGTATCGGAAAAGTCGGATTCGGCGGAGTTGCCACTGGTCATTACTATTAG
- the LOC137271995 gene encoding pupal cuticle protein Edg-91-like encodes MQFVVAVLSVMACSAMAQLPLLGKGVGNFGVGFNNGLIAGKGYGYNPYNNYGYGGYSNGKGLGNVGVVGIGYGYNPYNNYGYNGYGKGVAVHGDGLVGHGPFVGHVAGHGPIDG; translated from the coding sequence TTCGTCGTCGCTGTGTTGTCCGTCATGGCCTGCTCTGCCATGGCCCAGCTGCCTCTCCTTGGTAAAGGAGTTGGAAATTTCGGCGTTGGCTTCAACAATGGACTTATTGCTGGTAAAGGTTATGGCTACAACCCATACAATAACTATGGCTATGGCGGATACAGTAACGGTAAAGGTCTTGGCAACGTTGGCGTTGTTGGTATCGGCTATGGTTACAACCCCTACAACAACTATGGCTACAATGGCTACGGTAAAGGTGTTGCTGTTCACGGAGATGGTCTTGTTGGACACGGACCCTTCGTCGGACACGTTGCCGGACACGGGCCTATTGATGGA